The sequence ttttttctaaaccagcatattttcatatttttgtaacattgTTTGGCTCGCTTCGTAGTGGGCGATTTTAAAATCGTTATCGGGTTTTCTGCCGCCGTTCCGcggagaattttaataattgaaacgcAACTGCGGGTAAAACTTGTTCCCCTTTATCTACGATCACAGTAATAACCGTTTATGATCCGTACAAACTTTGTACATAGCAGAAACATGTTTGTTTGAAACTACTTTAATTTTCCACAAACACAAacaattttacagaaatatttcaatacgaaattcataacgttatttaaaaataaaggcCGTTTCTTTAATGATTGAGCTACGAATGGCAACACCAAATTAACAAACGAGGACCTCTTACTAGtcacgtatatgtatataatacatacctGTCCTCGAGTAGCTTTTCCTTTCAAATCAATGTTCTTCCATCGCTACATTTCAATCCAAGCGGTTCCTGGAAAGTTCTCTCGGATAATTTCAACCTGCCCTTTACATATTTCTCCTCTCTGTGATCGTTTCAAAAACAGCGATTCGAAGTTGAATTCGCAAGTAGGTATCAATTCACGTATACGGCTATACGCAAGCGCAATATATCGAATCTGTTTGACTATACTTACGTAGTCAGTCTCATCGAAGCGTCCAACCATGGAAAATATATCTGCTCTAACGAAGGCGGAAGAGGATATGAAATACGCAACGAGATTCGTAAAACCAATTTTAGGCATAGTTGGTGCGTGGCCTGTTTcatcttcctcctcttccttctcgAAAATTTTAGCAAAAATAGAACACATCCTGACGtatttcttgtttctcttACTAATGGTGCCGACCCTTATGCACGTGTTTCTGAAAGAgacaaataacaaaattagaCTGAAGCTCATGGGACCGATTATCAACTGCAGCATGCAATTTTGCGCATATACAATCCTTTTGTGTCAAGCGAGTGAGATCCAAAATGGTTTGAACGTGATAAAGCAAGATTTGATAACAGCCACGGAAGAGAACCGATTGATTTTCCGCTCGAAAGCGAAGATCGCGAGAAGAGTAGTGTTAACCGTTGCCATTACCATGTACGGAGGTGGTTTATGCTATAGGACTGTTCTTCCTATTCTTAAAGGAACTATCGTCACTCCTGGCAATATTACTATAAGACCATTGCCCTGCCCGAGTTATTTCCTAATTCTCGACGAACAAAAGTCTccaaattacgaaatattgtTTGTACTGCAAGTTATGGCTGGATTTGTTATTTACGCAGTTATTAGTGGTTCCTGCGGTCTTTCTGCTCTTTTTGTTCTGCATGCGTGTAGCATGCAGAGGATCTTGGTGGACAAGATGAAGGCTCTGGTGGATATGAGGGACATGTCTGACACGATGGTCCAACGGAGGATCATGGATATCGTTGAACATCAGACAAAGATAAAAGGGTAAGTGGAATATTCGTGTGAATATAAATGATTCAAGCGGAATGTGATTTATCGTGATTTGGAAATGAATTGGACAAGAAATGTACTTATTGATACTTATGCGTTATACGCCCTTTATTCGTGACTTAATTGCAGATTTTTAAAGAACATTGAAACGATTACACAGTACGTTTGTTTGTCCGAAATGATTTGCGGCACCAGCCTGGTTTGTCTTGTAGGATATTATATCGTCATGGTAGGAGTTAGACTAATATGTAGACcacgaatatttatgcaaattcaaatttttctgaatGCACGTAAAAATATGGAATCTAAGCAATTTCTTGAGATTTGTTGCTGTTTTGAATATTTGggacatttttgtatattacgtatatttattttatatttaatttctcaaaaatgcGTGAACATTTACAGTCTAATAACAGCATCAAAAATCTATTCTTTTAAggatgaatatattttaggAGTGGGAGAATAATAATGCCACTGCGGTTTTGATTTATAGCACGATACAAATATCGTGTACCTTTTCTGTCTTTATTCTCTGTTACATTGGCCAACTTCTCGTAGACGAAGTACGACATTATTCTTTCTTTGCGTCATCTTCGATCTTCTAAATCTTATCGTATTTGTCCTGTTAACAGAACCACATTGTTGGACAGGCATCATACATGATCAACTGGTATTACCTCTCGAGGAAGCATATGCGTTCTTTAATACTAATTATCGCTATGTCTAATTACCCAATGAAATTGATGGCTGGTAAGATGGTCGAAATGTCTCTAGCTACGTTTACTGACGTAAGTACAGAGAAGTGAAACTTTCTTATTAAGAAACGATGTTTATCAcatcatattaaatatattttacattctaatttaatttacatcatattatatctttcatcGTTTTGTAGGTCATGAAAATGTCAATGGGATATTTAAACATTCTACGGAACGTCATCTAGAGATCTTATTACGATACTCATGATACATCCGCAAGaaatactatacatatattcccAAAAATTACGAAGGAACGTATCTTCGACAGTAACACTGTTCTAGTtttggaataaatattaatcagaGGTTCAATCACGTATTCTTGTCTCTTCATCCTCACACGATAGATACATTTTTTCACGCCatattcgatcgaaatttcgCTCGAGGTTTCATGGACATCCAAAAAGTCATTTACCGTGGCATtgaaaagaacaaatattctttaacCGTATCCATGAGTGAAGTATCCATGAACTATGTTTCCAAGATCGAAACAACGCTTAGTTCACAACCTCCTACAGTGCACTGTAAAATACGGTAATTATATGTTTGTCCCTCGTCGTATGATTTCCTGTAACGTTTTCGCAAAAATATCCATTTCGAAACTTGTCATTGTCGATAAGTGCGGCCCAGCAACGAAACGCGTGGGACCAAGCAAAACTTTTCCATTCGACCAGTTGTCAATGGGACTCAACACATCAGCCCCCGATGTCCGACGATGAACGCGGTAAAGCTCATGGTCGTGGAGAAATCTCGCAATCCAAATTACAAAGACGATCTGAATTTCCATGTACGATACAACGTGTGGACATTTAGAACGATTGGAACTTGGCCAAAATCTCTGAACCTGTAAGATTATGTTGGAAAACTCCAATATCATTTCAAAGCTTTCGCTCACTCGAGCGAAAATCATGGAAGAGGGTGGCGACGTAAGCTACGGAAAACTGATTTATCCTTTTCCTAAGATCCTTCTGGACGCTTGACACAGTCccatcaatgaaattttctacatGATACAGTTATCGTCTGGCTTTGTTACTCGTAATATCACGGTTGCCGCTTGATGGTTCTTCTTGCGATGCACGCGTGCGGTCAGTTATTGGTTTTGATGTCTTTGCtggagaaatttattaattttaaaaaaatttagataattaagtttatatacatattttaaagacTTTTTAAAAGAACCAGTTCATTTATCGTAACTTTTTAGTTTCATAACTGTCACAGAGAATCTCTTGCGTGAGGTATCACAGGTAGAAATTGTGTGGTACACTTTAAACATATGTTTCCTTGGGTATTATTCGATAATGGTAGGATTCgataatcaataaaattttcaatgataaacaaaataatataaatgataaataaacagAAACAAAACATGTATCTCCTTATAGTCCATTATTATAGACTTCTAAATGTACCACTCTCGttggattatttttatatttatcttgcaaaatattttacgcaaaattacataaaacatatttttacagaCAGTGAAGGTCGGTCAAAAGTCTTACTTGATCGATTGACATCGGATGCCCTGGAAGAAGAGTCTTGCCATACCTTTGATGATTTCGATGTCCTATTCAACCACAGGATCACAGCTGGCAATGCTATCGACCTTCCCATTAGCACTTTCGGTGACGTAAGTGTCTCAAAAGTATCTAActgtaaatatcaatttctctTGTAAATTTTCACTGAATATAGATCACTAAAAACATAGACAAATAAgattaaattcgataaatttttacacCCTGTAAATGATGTCGCGTGACTGCCAAAGTCATCAAGACGGAAATAGTGCATGTTCCTCACCAAAAACATTTTCGAGCCTGTtttataatttgcatttttaataaaaactagTTTTACCTGTACTCAAACATATATCCTTCTCCTTCTAACTCTACGTAATTTACATGACGCGCTATATTTTACCCAAGCAACTCTTATAAACACTCGAAAATCATTTACCGTGacattgaaaagaagaaatatccttCAACTCTATCCAGAGTTGAAATGTACATGAGCTCGTCTCAAAGATCGAAATATCACATAATTTGTTCACATCCCTCCATAGTACGCACGAGAATACGGTAATCATGCGTTCGTCCCCTCATTCCTCGATTATGTGCTTCGCCTTTGGAAAAAACCATTTCGAAACTTGTCATTGCATATTAACTGCATCGGTTACAATCAAAAATACATCGAGGGTTACAGAGAAAACTCTTTTCTCGGAGGAAATTGTATCGATATCAAGCCGATAAAGAGAACAGCGAGTTTTCTATTCCTATTCATTTTTAACAGCGCAAGCGCGCGATTCGAGAAAACTTTTCGACGACTCGATCAGTCGTCGACGAAACTAGCATCAGTGGCTCTCTGACACTCGACATTCCATTATGAAGACGGGAAACATCGTGGAGACATTCAACAACGCGAGTTACAAAAGCGATCTAAGGTTCAACGTTCGACTGAACGTGTTGACTTTGAGAACGATTGGAACCTGGCCAAGATTTCTCGATCATTCTTGGCGGGAAACGATGGAACACATATTCTTAAATCTTCTCTGTTACGGTCTGCTTGGGTTCATCTTGATCCCTGGATTCATGTGCTTTGCCCTCGAGATCACGGATTTTTACAACCAGATGAAACTCGGTAGCGCGCTCAGTTTCTTTCTAATGGCGGTGATGAAATATTGCGTGTTCATTATGCGCGAGGATGACATACGTAGATGCGTGAAACTCATCGAAGATGACTGGAGAAACGTGAAACACAACGAGGATCGTAAAATTATGTTGGATAACGCGAGTTTCTGTCAACGACTTATCATAATTTGTAGCGCTTTCATGTACGGCGGCGTGGTCTTCTATTACATCGCATTGCCACTCACTCGAGCAAAGATTGTAGAAGAGGGTGGCAACTTGACATACACGAGACTTGTTTACCCTTTTCCTAGGGTAATCGCGGACGCCCGGTGCAGTCccatcaatgaaattttctatacgATACAGTTATTGTCTGGCTTTGTTGCTCATGATATCACGGTTGCCGCTTGCGGTTTGGCTGCCCTTCTTGCGATGCACGCGTGCGGTCAGTTACAGGTTTTGATGTCTTGGCTGGAGAAATTGGTAGACGGAAGAGAAAACGATGACGAGAGTTTGGATCAGAGGCTGGCCAATATCGTGGAACAACATGTTCGGATAATCGAGTAATACAAACATTTGATCTTGTTCGATAgtaaacgatgaaaattgacatataaatatatatgcgATGTGACTCGTGAAAGTATTTGGACACTTGCcgtggaaaatttttatttaaacgttatgtatattacgtgaaacattttgaaattccagTAGTATTATAATGATAATGGCAGTCATGTAACTGTCGTGATTGCatcggtaaaatttgaaaccaatctaaAAATGCATATATGCGTAGAAGTTACAAGTCAgttattgcaaacatatatttagtagAAGGTCAGTATGGTGCGTGAACAAACATCTTAAACATGCAATCAGTGTAGAAAATGGCCCCATTGAATATCGAGGCTCGTTAATATGATGGgcaattaattgtttaaatattttcgtgatttttacgaaatatgtaCCTACACTGAAtatttcgtatcttttatgtaaattttcagatttgttccAGACTTTCCCAATGTAATCGCAGTAGCCATCTCGCGTTACagtattaataaaacttcaaAATCTTTCGTATGACACAAATAATACGTTCATAAATGGTTCCTACAAGATTTCGAGCACATTCGCGAAATACTGTGTACATTTTGAtggatattaaaaagaaatgatatatttattgtaacgtTTCAGCTTCATAGCTTTGACCGAGGATCTCCTGCGTGAGATATCGTTGGTAGAAGTCGTGGGTTGcactataaatatatgcttCCTTGGGTATTATTCGATGACGGTATAATTTCACAAAGGAATTTTCAATTGCGAACCAAAGCATTAATTCGCAGTTTCTGTTTTAGGAATGGGACTCTAATCATCCTGTTAGAGGTTTTACGTACATAATATTGCTGACATCCGTCacgtttaacattttcatattctgTTACATCGGTGAGGTCTTAGCAGAGcaggtaattattattttcaaatttcaatgatcaacgatcgatttaataaaaaatttaaacgacaaaaatatgaagtatacgtgtgaaatatttcaacagaCGGTAAAAGTCGGCCAAAAATCTTACATGATTGATTGGCATCGAATGCCTTGGAAGAAAAGCCTCGTCGTTCCTTTGATGATTTCGATGTCTCGTTCCACTACCAAAATCACTGCTGGCAATATGGTCGAGCTTTCTATCAGTAGTTTCGGTAATGTAAGTGTCTCATATGTATATTCACTGTGAAAAAAATTGTCCACAttgtaaaaatcattttcttccgcgaaattttcatggaaaattataGGTCATCAAGACTTCATTCGCGTACTTGAACATGCTACGAACACTCACTACCTAGGGGTTTCTTTTTCAGTCGATGGTAAACCGATACTGCGACTCTCACATTGAAATTATAGATACACACATATGTCACATGAATATCTACTTTTATAGGAAAAACATGTTCTATCATGAATTAgacaagaaagaagaattttcatttatccgACCTTTGACTTCCGGTGCTGACATTTTCGtagtatataatgtataagctGACAAATTAACAcgatgaaagaataaaattgttcactaattattttttactactATTGAACGTTTGAAAAGGTGTTgcatatttagaaataaaaatatactatttaaTTAACCTAACGTTTATTGTTACTATTTTGTTATCGCTATTTCATGCTACTTCCATGATTCTTATATTTCATGATACTTCCAATAAcgtaaatactaaataattactatgtttaatatttaaattatgaatgaaattggaggaagaaataatatatgcataattatattacttacaTGTTCGTACATCACATCCAGTAAAATTTGCTTCacgctatataatattatgaatcgttataacattttgcACATTAAGAAATGTTCTTATCTTTGGTGTTAGAGTAAATAATAAGTATTGCGAATAAAAGAATGTATTGTACAGAAGAGAAATGACAGGTAGTCATCATCACAAATTGATTCTCTAAAACCGCACAGCAACGTTATTAATGTTTCGCTGACGTGTCGAAGGAATCAATTGATCGATGTTCCACTGTCATTCTCTCTACACTCATAATACATAAAACTGAACTTCGTGAAAGGGTAAAACTAAACTCAGAAGACCACTTTCGTCCTCCCTTCTGATTGGAAATCAGAAAATCGAGCGCAAGCGCGCCGCTTATTTTTCCCCTTCAAACCGTGATCAGACAATTTAGTCATAAACGAGCATTCAAACATCAAGCATGCAAACGTCGaacataaacaataaaaaattccgtATAACGGACTACGAGTACGAAAAAAACGTGAATTTAAGTATCCAATGGAATCTTTGGTTATTAAAATCCATAGGCCTTTGGCCATATTCAAATTCCATTTCAAGAAACCGACGATACTTCTACTGGTTCATAAATATCACTTGTTACAGTCTGATCAGTTTTCTCTTTATCCCCTGCGTCTTATACGTTTTCCTcgaaatagaagatacttatGGTAAACTGAAACAATTCGGCCCCCTGATTTTCTGCGCGATGGCGTTCGCGAAATACTATTCTTTGATCGTCCACAAAGCTGACATTCGTGAATGCTTGGAACGAATCAAATGGGATTGGAAGAACATGACAAACAGAGAGGATCGCGAAATCATGACAGTGAACGCGAGTTTCGGACGAAAATTGGTGGTCGTCTGCACCTTATTCATGTACAGTGgcttcgtattttattatatcgctATACCTATTAGCGTGGGCAAAGTAGCAGCAGAAAATGAAAGTCTTACTTTCATCCCACTGGTGTTCCCATTTTCAAGGTTTATCGTTGACACGCGTTATAGTCCTACGAATGAGATCGTTTTTTCGATTCAATTGGTGGCTGGTTGTCTGATGCATAGTATAACATCAGCGGCTTGCAGTTTAGCGGCTGCTTTCGCGGTTCACGCTTGCGGTCAGATGCAGGTGTTGATGAATTGGTTGAAGCATCTCGTAGACGGTCGATCGGATATGAGTGAACGTATAGATGGTAGAATCGCTGACATCGTGTGTCAACATGTCCGAATCCTAAAGTGTGTAAAtgttcattatttatttatgtgtGTAACGTTTATGTATTCGTAATCGtttattaatgaaagaattttaatctttcgcACTCTATCGACGTTGCTTTAATGACGTTGATAACGTGCAAATTGTTATTTGATTTTCactgaaaatagaaaagagaatattatctgtattatatttattcagaatcttttcatcgttatattcgtaatctttttcttttcgtaataTAATGTTCAATTTCACTGTGAaagtaaaagtgaaaaaggTGTTGGAATTGCTGGCCGAttgtatatagaattttttggAGTGCAAAGGCTTGAAGGAAAAAtcgttaacaaatttataatcgtTTGTGAACATTTTCTACAGAACTTGCGATATTGTTTCGCATTGCACGACTCTAATATCTGTCATTGTGTATCAGAAAATATCGTCGATTATTTCAGATTTTTGACGCTCatagaaaatacaatacaGCAAATTTCTTTCGCCGAGTTTTTAGGATGTACACTAGATATATGTTTCGTTGGATATTACGTAATCATGGTATGATGATTGATAAACTTGATCTAAGGTTGAGATCCTATTAATATAGATGATCTTAGATcctaaaatatacaaattctcCTTTCGTATTATAGGAACTGAAATCGAACGACGTCACGAGCGCCCTAACTTATATGATTTTACTTATATCGAttacattcaatattttcatattttgttatataggCGAGATCGTGACTGAGGAGGTAAGTTTTCgcgttcaaataaatttctattaatcgaGTAATAATCTAAACTTCTAttttttcgaatgaaaaatattttaacaataaaatatgatacgaTAGTGTAGGAAAATTGGCGAAACGTCGTACATGATTGAATGGTATCGATTGCAAGGGAACAAGAAGCTTTGTTGCGTTTTGATTATCGCTATGTCGAATTGTACGATAAAATTGACGGCTGGGAACATCGTAAACCTAACTATCAACACGTTCGCTGATGT comes from Bombus pyrosoma isolate SC7728 linkage group LG2, ASM1482585v1, whole genome shotgun sequence and encodes:
- the LOC122573767 gene encoding uncharacterized protein LOC122573767: MKTGNIVETFNNASYKSDLRFNVRLNVLTLRTIGTWPRFLDHSWRETMEHIFLNLLCYGLLGFILIPGFMCFALEITDFYNQMKLGSALSFFLMAVMKYCVFIMREDDIRRCVKLIEDDWRNVKHNEDRKIMLDNASFCQRLIIICSAFMYGGVVFYYIALPLTRAKIVEEGGNLTYTRLVYPFPRVIADARCSPINEIFYTIQLLSGFVAHDITVAACGLAALLAMHACGQLQVLMSWLEKLVDGRENDDESLDQRLANIVEQHVRIIDFIALTEDLLREISLVEVVGCTINICFLGYYSMTEWDSNHPVRGFTYIILLTSVTFNIFIFCYIGEVLAEQTVKVGQKSYMIDWHRMPWKKSLVVPLMISMSRSTTKITAGNMVELSISSFGNVIKTSFAYLNMLRTLTTYMQTSNINNKKFRITDYEYEKNVNLSIQWNLWLLKSIGLWPYSNSISRNRRYFYWFINITCYSLISFLFIPCVLYVFLEIEDTYGKLKQFGPLIFCAMAFAKYYSLIVHKADIRECLERIKWDWKNMTNREDREIMTVNASFGRKLVVVCTLFMYSGFVFYYIAIPISVGKVAAENESLTFIPLVFPFSRFIVDTRYSPTNEIVFSIQLVAGCLMHSITSAACSLAAAFAVHACGQMQVLMNWLKHLVDGRSDMSERIDGRIADIVCQHVRILKFLTLIENTIQQISFAEFLGCTLDICFVGYYVIMELKSNDVTSALTYMILLISITFNIFIFCYIGEIVTEECRKIGETSYMIEWYRLQGNKKLCCVLIIAMSNCTIKLTAGNIVNLTINTFADVVKTAVTFLNVLRKTI
- the LOC122572335 gene encoding odorant receptor 4-like, which encodes MENISALTKAEEDMKYATRFVKPILGIVGAWPVSSSSSSFSKILAKIEHILTYFLFLLLMVPTLMHVFLKETNNKIRLKLMGPIINCSMQFCAYTILLCQASEIQNGLNVIKQDLITATEENRLIFRSKAKIARRVVLTVAITMYGGGLCYRTVLPILKGTIVTPGNITIRPLPCPSYFLILDEQKSPNYEILFVLQVMAGFVIYAVISGSCGLSALFVLHACSMQRILVDKMKALVDMRDMSDTMVQRRIMDIVEHQTKIKGFLKNIETITQYVCLSEMICGTSLVCLVGYYIVMEWENNNATAVLIYSTIQISCTFSVFILCYIGQLLVDENHIVGQASYMINWYYLSRKHMRSLILIIAMSNYPMKLMAGKMVEMSLATFTDVMKMSMGYLNILRNVI